The Mycolicibacterium smegmatis genome has a window encoding:
- a CDS encoding ABC transporter substrate-binding protein yields MRAITALLTLLPLAICALSGCSARGTEPSPHEETTNYPLTFENCGVTVTIDRPPQRVVSLYQASTEILLSLGLADRMVGTSTWFDPVLPALAEDNASVPRLADNDPSLETVLAAEPDLVTSASAHTFTPAVVAERARLGQLGVATYQSPSVCTGAEVDGETVTRTEPLTFDTLFDEINQLARMFDVPERGARLVDDLQRRLSEASLEPKPGTTVAYWFSGLRTPSMAGCCSAPGLYTAALGLANVFADASEDWPEVSWEAVAARDPDVLVLADLNRRRIDGDALDAKIGFLESNPVTRHMTAVRNKRYVVLTGSELDPGIRQVQAVEKMAAGLESFGLVS; encoded by the coding sequence ATGCGTGCGATCACCGCACTTCTGACCCTGTTACCGCTGGCGATCTGCGCGCTTTCGGGATGTTCGGCGCGCGGTACCGAACCGTCGCCCCACGAGGAGACGACGAACTACCCGCTGACGTTCGAGAACTGCGGTGTCACCGTCACGATCGACCGTCCACCGCAACGGGTGGTGTCGTTGTACCAGGCGTCGACGGAGATCCTGCTGTCCCTGGGGCTCGCCGACCGGATGGTGGGCACCTCGACGTGGTTCGATCCCGTGCTGCCCGCGCTGGCCGAGGACAATGCAAGCGTCCCGCGGCTCGCCGACAACGATCCGTCGCTGGAGACCGTACTTGCCGCCGAACCGGATCTGGTGACCTCGGCGAGCGCGCACACATTCACACCCGCGGTGGTCGCCGAACGCGCCAGGCTCGGGCAACTCGGAGTGGCCACGTACCAGTCACCGTCGGTGTGCACCGGGGCCGAGGTGGACGGCGAGACGGTCACCCGCACCGAACCGCTGACCTTCGACACGCTGTTCGACGAGATCAACCAGTTGGCGCGGATGTTCGATGTGCCCGAACGTGGCGCGCGGTTGGTGGATGATTTGCAGCGTCGCCTGTCCGAGGCCTCGCTCGAACCGAAGCCGGGCACCACCGTGGCGTACTGGTTCTCCGGGCTGCGGACGCCATCCATGGCCGGATGCTGTTCGGCCCCAGGCCTGTACACCGCCGCACTTGGCCTTGCCAACGTCTTCGCCGACGCATCGGAAGACTGGCCGGAGGTCAGCTGGGAGGCGGTCGCAGCCCGCGATCCCGACGTGTTGGTGCTGGCCGACCTCAACCGCAGGCGCATCGACGGTGACGCCCTGGACGCCAAGATCGGTTTCCTGGAATCCAATCCGGTGACCCGCCACATGACCGCGGTGCGCAACAAACGGTACGTGGTGCTCACCGGATCCGAACTCGATCCAGGGATCCGTCAGGTGCAGGCGGTCGAAAAGATGGCCGCGGGCCTCGAATCGTTCGGTCTCGTCTCATGA
- a CDS encoding DUF6480 family protein gives MTAVPPDPNPADTPDLEPGGGVAPCATPPDSAQTSGLGEPAPRPKHKITPTAAVSGIGLVLFLALFIAAGVLLILNMTGVFD, from the coding sequence ATGACTGCTGTACCTCCCGACCCCAATCCGGCCGATACGCCCGATCTGGAACCTGGAGGTGGCGTCGCTCCCTGTGCGACGCCACCGGATTCCGCGCAGACCTCAGGCCTCGGCGAACCCGCGCCCCGCCCGAAGCACAAGATCACCCCGACCGCCGCGGTGAGCGGGATCGGTCTGGTGTTGTTCCTCGCGTTGTTCATCGCGGCCGGCGTGTTGCTGATCCTCAACATGACCGGTGTATTCGACTGA
- a CDS encoding GNAT family N-acetyltransferase has product MSAVAVRSAQKFDVAPLAAVLGRAFADDPVTKWVIPDAARRARALPRMFAALTRHHHLHGGGADVAVGGTGVGGTGVGAAALWDGPGRWKQTPAEELRMLPMLLLAFGRHLSRGRQVVDLMKEHHPDEPHWYLAVIGSDPVVRGGGYGHALMRSRLEQVDAEHAPAYLESSNPDNIPYYARFGFEVTGEVRLPDDGPVMTLMWRRPR; this is encoded by the coding sequence GTGTCCGCCGTCGCTGTCCGATCCGCACAGAAATTCGATGTCGCTCCGCTCGCCGCGGTCCTGGGTCGCGCCTTTGCCGACGACCCGGTGACGAAGTGGGTGATACCCGACGCCGCGCGTCGTGCCCGGGCGCTGCCGCGCATGTTCGCGGCCCTCACACGTCATCACCACTTGCATGGCGGGGGCGCCGACGTCGCTGTGGGCGGCACCGGGGTCGGTGGTACCGGAGTAGGGGCAGCGGCCCTGTGGGACGGGCCCGGCCGCTGGAAGCAGACCCCCGCCGAAGAACTGCGGATGTTGCCGATGCTGCTGCTCGCCTTCGGGCGACACCTCAGCCGTGGACGGCAGGTCGTCGACCTGATGAAGGAGCATCATCCCGATGAACCCCATTGGTATCTCGCGGTCATCGGCAGTGACCCGGTCGTGCGGGGCGGCGGATACGGCCACGCCTTGATGCGCTCACGCCTCGAGCAGGTCGACGCCGAACACGCACCGGCGTATCTGGAGTCCAGCAACCCCGACAACATCCCGTACTACGCCCGCTTCGGGTTCGAGGTAACCGGCGAGGTGCGGTTGCCCGACGACGGGCCGGTGATGACCCTGATGTGGCGCCGACCCCGCTAG
- a CDS encoding CBS domain-containing protein: protein MRIADVLKNKGTAVVTISPQATVTELLAGLAEMNIGAMVVMGKSGLEGIVSERDVVRQLHKRGSSLLAQPVSSIMTSVVATCTPRDTVDHLNVLMTQNRVRHIPVLDDGRLAGIVSIGDVVKTRMEELETEQQQLQAYITQGR from the coding sequence ATGCGGATCGCGGACGTGCTGAAGAACAAGGGCACCGCAGTGGTGACCATCTCGCCGCAGGCCACCGTCACCGAACTGCTGGCGGGGCTGGCCGAGATGAACATCGGCGCGATGGTGGTGATGGGGAAGAGCGGCCTCGAGGGAATCGTCTCCGAGCGCGACGTGGTCCGTCAGCTGCACAAGCGTGGCAGCAGCCTGCTGGCGCAGCCGGTGTCGTCGATCATGACCAGTGTCGTGGCGACCTGCACTCCGCGCGACACCGTCGACCACCTCAACGTGCTGATGACCCAGAACCGGGTCCGCCACATCCCCGTGCTCGACGACGGCCGGTTGGCCGGCATCGTGAGCATCGGCGACGTGGTGAAGACCCGGATGGAAGAACTCGAGACCGAGCAACAACAGCTGCAGGCCTACATCACGCAGGGGCGTTGA
- a CDS encoding aldo/keto reductase, whose amino-acid sequence MTTGNSVPTTTLGDDLSVSAIGFGAMALTPVYGEVDDDESLATLHRCLDLGVTFIDTANVYGSGNNERLIAKLLADRRDEVTLATKFGIEGNPAERASGSPKVRGDAEYVRTCIDASLQRLQTDVVDLYYMHRRDMSVPIQETVGAMAELVAAGKVRHLGLSEVTAQELRAAVRIHPIAAVQSEWSIWSRDVERNVVPAAAELGVGFVPYSPLGRGFLTGTVRSAADLESPNDFRKTMPRFGADSLEANLAVVETIRSIAEAVEATPAQVALAWLRYRADAFGVASVPIPGTRRASRVQENVESLDVTLTPEQLESLDAAGATVSGDRYSDTSWLSVGRE is encoded by the coding sequence ATGACCACCGGAAATTCTGTCCCCACCACCACGCTGGGTGACGATCTGTCAGTCAGCGCAATTGGTTTCGGAGCCATGGCGCTCACACCGGTGTACGGCGAGGTCGATGACGACGAGTCGCTGGCGACGCTGCACCGGTGCCTGGACCTTGGTGTGACTTTCATCGACACAGCGAACGTCTACGGCAGTGGCAACAACGAGAGGCTGATCGCCAAGCTCCTGGCAGACCGTCGCGACGAGGTCACCTTGGCGACGAAGTTCGGCATCGAGGGCAATCCGGCCGAACGTGCGTCCGGGAGTCCGAAGGTGCGTGGCGACGCCGAGTACGTACGCACCTGCATCGACGCGAGCCTGCAGCGCCTACAGACCGATGTCGTCGATCTCTACTACATGCATCGCCGAGACATGTCGGTCCCGATACAGGAGACCGTTGGCGCCATGGCGGAACTGGTCGCCGCTGGAAAGGTCCGCCACCTCGGGTTGTCCGAGGTCACTGCACAGGAGCTTCGGGCTGCGGTACGGATACATCCGATCGCGGCGGTGCAGAGCGAGTGGTCGATCTGGAGCCGCGATGTCGAGCGCAACGTCGTGCCGGCCGCCGCCGAACTCGGGGTGGGTTTCGTCCCCTACTCGCCGTTGGGCCGTGGATTTCTGACCGGCACTGTGCGCTCAGCTGCCGACTTGGAGTCGCCGAACGATTTCCGCAAGACGATGCCGCGCTTCGGAGCAGACTCCCTCGAGGCGAATCTGGCGGTGGTGGAGACGATCCGGTCGATCGCCGAGGCCGTCGAAGCCACCCCGGCGCAGGTGGCGCTGGCTTGGCTGCGATACCGCGCCGATGCATTCGGCGTCGCATCCGTGCCGATCCCTGGCACCCGTCGCGCTTCCCGGGTGCAGGAGAACGTCGAGTCCCTCGACGTGACGCTCACCCCTGAACAACTCGAATCGCTGGATGCGGCCGGCGCGACGGTTTCCGGTGACCGCTATAGCGATACGTCCTGGTTGTCAGTGGGTCGCGAGTGA
- a CDS encoding HNH endonuclease signature motif containing protein, with the protein MPAPWVAQLIASGAKVKELREPSVAAEIGYRPSAGLAAFVRMRDLTCRFPGCDRPAEFCDIDHTEPFPGGATHASNTKCLCRIHHLVKTFWAGFVDRQLPDGRVVWTMPSGRTHITVPGSRWVFPQWDTTTSALPPPPPRSDSGQRGVMMPRRRLTRAAQRARQINNERARNQAYLSERNKPPPS; encoded by the coding sequence GTGCCGGCACCGTGGGTCGCCCAGTTGATCGCCTCGGGGGCGAAGGTCAAGGAGCTGCGCGAGCCTTCGGTGGCCGCCGAGATTGGTTACCGGCCGTCGGCGGGCCTGGCGGCGTTTGTGCGGATGCGGGATCTGACGTGTCGCTTCCCGGGATGTGACCGCCCGGCGGAGTTCTGCGATATCGACCATACGGAACCGTTCCCGGGTGGGGCCACGCACGCGTCGAACACCAAGTGTCTGTGTCGGATTCACCATTTGGTCAAGACTTTCTGGGCGGGCTTTGTCGATCGGCAGTTGCCCGATGGCCGGGTGGTGTGGACGATGCCCAGCGGACGCACCCATATCACCGTGCCGGGCAGCCGGTGGGTGTTTCCGCAGTGGGACACCACCACCTCGGCGCTGCCACCGCCCCCACCACGTTCGGATTCAGGGCAGCGGGGCGTGATGATGCCGCGGCGCCGGCTCACCCGCGCAGCGCAGCGGGCCCGCCAGATCAACAACGAGCGCGCCCGCAACCAGGCCTACCTTTCCGAACGGAACAAGCCGCCCCCATCATGA
- a CDS encoding DUF222 domain-containing protein encodes MIERMFEDLDDQALVAGIEVESRAESAAAARRLAFIAELASRRAAPSEDAVVSWACDDWDATAAEVGAAMNIGHRAASKEMRIAEALRERLPRVAALFARGAVSTRVVETLTWRTQLVTDARVWAVVDAELASRVHEFGPMSVVALERSVDSLLEKYDPAAVRRTRQAARDRDVRFGKPDDETGTASIYGRVLVTDREAYLKRIAQLVAGVCVDDPRTAGQRRSDAMGVIAVGGDRLACLCASPDCPAAGTDPRAANTMVYVFAERPVLDAKPDPMSTAMMRATRFPSSTPSPRPPPLPSRSRSPVVGPHARRHSHRSVPPR; translated from the coding sequence ATGATCGAACGTATGTTCGAAGACCTCGACGATCAGGCACTGGTTGCCGGTATCGAGGTTGAGTCGCGCGCGGAGTCGGCGGCTGCGGCGCGGCGGTTGGCGTTCATCGCTGAACTGGCATCGCGTCGAGCGGCGCCCTCGGAGGACGCGGTGGTGTCGTGGGCCTGTGATGACTGGGACGCTACGGCTGCTGAGGTGGGCGCAGCGATGAACATCGGGCACCGGGCGGCGTCCAAGGAGATGCGGATCGCCGAGGCGTTGCGTGAGCGATTGCCGCGGGTGGCGGCGTTGTTCGCCCGGGGCGCGGTGAGTACGCGGGTGGTGGAGACGTTGACGTGGCGGACGCAGCTGGTGACCGATGCGCGGGTGTGGGCGGTCGTGGATGCAGAGCTGGCGTCGCGCGTTCATGAGTTCGGGCCGATGTCGGTGGTCGCGTTGGAGCGCAGTGTCGACAGCCTGTTGGAGAAGTACGATCCGGCCGCGGTGCGGCGCACCAGGCAGGCGGCGCGGGATCGTGACGTCCGGTTCGGTAAGCCGGATGACGAGACGGGGACGGCATCGATATACGGGCGAGTGCTCGTCACCGACAGAGAGGCGTACCTGAAGAGGATCGCGCAATTGGTGGCCGGGGTCTGCGTCGATGATCCGCGGACAGCGGGGCAGCGACGTTCGGATGCGATGGGCGTGATTGCCGTCGGTGGGGATCGGCTGGCGTGCCTGTGCGCCAGTCCCGACTGCCCGGCCGCCGGGACGGATCCGCGAGCGGCCAACACCATGGTGTACGTGTTCGCCGAGCGGCCGGTGCTCGATGCGAAGCCGGATCCTATGTCAACGGCGATGATGCGGGCAACCCGATTCCCATCATCGACGCCGAGTCCGAGGCCGCCTCCACTTCCGAGCCGGAGCCGGAGCCCGGTGGTGGGCCCGCACGCGCGCCGGCATTCTCACCGCAGCGTGCCACCGCGGTGA
- a CDS encoding ribonuclease Z — translation MIEVTLLGTGSPIPDPDRAGPSTMVRAGGQTFLVDCGRGVLQRLAAAGSSASQLSALLLTHLHSDHIADLGDVIITRWVSTFTPDAPPLPIIGPPGTAEVVEATLKAFGHDIGYRIAHHDDLTAPPPVEVHEHTEGVVWDRDGVVIRVGPTDHRPVTPTIAFRVEHADASVVAAGDSVPCATLDALATGAGALIHTVIRKDIIETLPQQRIRDICDYHSSVQEAAATAARAGVGILILTHYVPAIAPGTEDQWRELAATEFDRQIEVGADLHRVEVHPGVCVKPVG, via the coding sequence ATGATCGAGGTCACCCTGCTGGGAACCGGAAGTCCCATCCCCGATCCCGACCGGGCCGGACCGTCGACGATGGTCCGCGCAGGCGGGCAGACGTTCCTCGTCGACTGCGGCCGTGGTGTACTGCAGCGACTGGCGGCCGCCGGGTCGTCAGCCTCGCAGCTCAGCGCGCTGCTCCTGACACACCTACACAGCGACCACATCGCCGATCTGGGCGACGTGATCATCACGCGCTGGGTGAGCACGTTCACCCCCGACGCCCCACCATTGCCGATCATCGGCCCGCCGGGAACCGCGGAGGTCGTCGAAGCCACGCTCAAGGCATTCGGACACGACATCGGCTACCGCATCGCCCACCACGACGACCTCACCGCGCCCCCACCGGTGGAGGTCCACGAACACACCGAGGGCGTGGTGTGGGATCGCGACGGTGTGGTGATCCGCGTGGGCCCCACCGACCACCGGCCCGTGACGCCGACGATCGCCTTCCGTGTCGAGCACGCGGACGCATCGGTGGTGGCGGCCGGTGACAGCGTGCCGTGCGCGACACTCGACGCCCTGGCCACCGGAGCGGGGGCCCTCATCCACACCGTGATTCGCAAAGACATCATCGAAACGCTTCCGCAGCAACGCATCCGCGACATCTGCGACTACCACTCGTCGGTGCAGGAGGCCGCGGCCACCGCGGCGCGGGCCGGGGTCGGCATCCTGATCCTCACCCACTACGTCCCGGCCATCGCCCCAGGCACCGAGGACCAGTGGCGAGAACTGGCGGCCACCGAGTTCGACCGGCAGATCGAGGTCGGCGCGGATCTGCACCGCGTGGAAGTGCACCCGGGCGTGTGCGTCAAGCCGGTCGGGTGA
- a CDS encoding PucR family transcriptional regulator translates to MSLSVREVLDHPLLRPAEPVVRSGAGALDVPVRWVHSADLVDIAPLLRGGEALLTNGVGLVSVDAAGRRRYVRSLAEIGIAALLFEVGRTFPSVPEEMVDEACDTGLTIVELKPALRFTEVAETVNSELIDRSVVRLRHADETSRALSVALAKGASLAELLAQVAASLGTWAQLLDRAGRTVAEAGRMHPGDGPSADAPVLVDGVAWGRLVIGTAGAPELLGEAVLDRAPTVLGLCLIREHKDLAGALRTQQILLEQLVGNRSVARGVLQARMQAAGLPVAGHEYVCIAVDTHRVRSAEGMVDAAIRQCGHGIFGVVAGRLCALVTRPRDESSRNLAEDVRRAVDGALRGQRQACVAVGRVVRDVADLPRAMTDTYGTLSLGQDLHLFEPVIGVQELSLQRLLNGFGDREVLRQFVDDQIGVLLEADSDKGGHLIHTLEVLISCNGSKAEAAKRLHLRRQSLYYRLERIERLTGADLGDPQHLLPITVALTVHKMLSPA, encoded by the coding sequence ATGAGCTTGAGTGTGCGAGAGGTACTCGACCACCCGTTGCTGCGGCCCGCCGAGCCCGTAGTGCGCAGCGGGGCAGGCGCCCTCGACGTACCGGTGCGCTGGGTGCATTCAGCGGACCTTGTCGACATCGCCCCACTGCTGCGAGGTGGTGAAGCGTTGTTGACCAACGGTGTCGGGTTGGTCAGCGTCGACGCCGCCGGGCGTCGGCGATATGTGCGCAGCCTCGCTGAGATCGGCATTGCCGCATTGCTTTTCGAAGTCGGGCGGACTTTTCCCAGTGTGCCTGAGGAAATGGTCGACGAGGCCTGCGATACGGGTCTGACCATTGTCGAGTTGAAACCGGCCCTGAGGTTCACGGAGGTCGCCGAAACCGTGAACAGTGAACTGATCGACCGTTCGGTGGTTCGCTTGCGGCACGCCGACGAGACGTCGCGCGCGTTGTCGGTGGCGTTGGCGAAGGGGGCGTCGCTGGCGGAACTTCTGGCACAGGTCGCCGCCTCGCTCGGCACCTGGGCGCAGTTGCTCGATCGCGCCGGGCGCACGGTCGCGGAGGCGGGCCGGATGCATCCGGGTGACGGTCCGAGCGCTGATGCGCCGGTGTTGGTGGACGGGGTCGCGTGGGGGCGGCTGGTTATCGGAACCGCTGGTGCCCCAGAGCTTCTCGGTGAAGCTGTGCTCGATCGGGCGCCGACGGTGCTCGGACTCTGTCTGATCCGTGAACACAAAGATCTCGCGGGTGCGCTGCGCACTCAGCAGATCCTGCTCGAGCAACTCGTCGGAAACCGATCGGTCGCCAGGGGGGTGCTCCAGGCCAGGATGCAGGCAGCCGGTCTGCCGGTTGCCGGCCACGAATATGTCTGCATCGCCGTGGATACGCATCGCGTCCGTAGCGCCGAGGGCATGGTCGATGCCGCCATCCGTCAGTGCGGGCACGGAATCTTCGGTGTGGTGGCAGGTCGGTTGTGTGCGTTGGTCACTCGTCCCCGAGATGAGAGTTCCCGGAATCTTGCGGAAGATGTGCGCCGAGCGGTCGACGGGGCATTGCGCGGTCAGCGCCAGGCCTGCGTTGCGGTCGGCCGTGTCGTGCGGGACGTCGCCGATCTGCCGCGGGCGATGACGGATACTTACGGAACTCTCTCGTTGGGGCAGGATCTGCATCTCTTCGAGCCGGTGATCGGCGTGCAGGAGCTGTCACTGCAGCGTCTGCTCAACGGTTTCGGAGACCGGGAGGTGTTGCGGCAGTTCGTCGATGACCAGATCGGGGTGCTGCTCGAGGCGGACAGTGACAAGGGCGGGCATCTCATTCACACACTTGAGGTGCTGATCTCCTGCAACGGCAGCAAGGCGGAGGCCGCCAAACGGCTCCACCTGCGACGGCAGTCGCTGTACTACCGCCTTGAGCGGATCGAGCGCCTTACCGGCGCGGACCTCGGGGATCCGCAACACCTGCTGCCGATCACCGTTGCGCTCACGGTGCACAAGATGCTCTCTCCGGCCTGA
- a CDS encoding polysaccharide deacetylase family protein: protein MAPEQSPEQPTSEYAGANSWRGDAAAVAMLTFAVDGVTPVLAAGRRHADNAMAITHQQFDARRGVPRLLSILDEFGIKATFFVPGLSAELWPGVVTAITEHGHDIAHHSYSHRPATGLSAIEERIEFERGCEALAALGISASGYRSPMWAATWNSAELAVEHGLTYDTSLMDDDRPYIIETDRGPLVELPPHWSLDDWEQYAYLPEPHLGYVIEPPEKALSLWTAELDGLREFGGLFQLTAHSFLSGRAGRARNLRRMIEIICERGDVAFMTGTQLRDAVLADPTVERRKLDRLTVDPAVYPNW, encoded by the coding sequence ATGGCTCCCGAGCAATCCCCCGAACAACCGACATCGGAATACGCCGGTGCCAACAGTTGGCGTGGCGACGCCGCCGCGGTCGCCATGCTGACCTTTGCCGTGGATGGCGTCACGCCCGTCCTTGCAGCGGGCCGCAGGCACGCCGACAATGCGATGGCGATAACGCACCAACAGTTCGACGCCAGGCGCGGCGTGCCGAGACTGTTGAGCATCCTCGACGAATTCGGCATCAAGGCAACCTTCTTCGTCCCCGGTCTGTCCGCAGAACTCTGGCCCGGCGTGGTCACGGCCATCACCGAACATGGCCACGACATCGCGCACCACAGCTATTCGCACCGCCCCGCGACCGGTCTCTCGGCGATCGAGGAGCGCATCGAATTCGAGCGCGGCTGCGAGGCTTTGGCCGCCCTGGGCATCAGTGCCAGTGGATACCGGTCACCGATGTGGGCCGCGACCTGGAACAGTGCGGAACTGGCAGTGGAGCACGGCCTCACCTACGACACGAGCCTCATGGACGACGACCGTCCCTACATCATCGAGACCGATCGCGGGCCCCTCGTGGAGCTGCCGCCGCACTGGTCGCTGGACGACTGGGAGCAGTATGCATACCTGCCCGAACCACACCTCGGCTACGTGATCGAACCACCGGAGAAGGCGCTGTCCTTGTGGACCGCCGAACTCGACGGCCTGCGCGAATTCGGAGGGCTGTTCCAGTTGACCGCGCACTCGTTCCTGTCCGGCCGGGCCGGGCGGGCCCGCAACCTCCGACGAATGATCGAAATCATCTGTGAGCGTGGCGATGTCGCGTTCATGACTGGAACTCAACTCCGCGACGCCGTACTGGCCGACCCGACAGTCGAACGCCGCAAGCTGGATCGTCTCACCGTCGACCCAGCCGTATATCCGAACTGGTGA
- a CDS encoding NAD-dependent epimerase/dehydratase family protein, whose product MTTLVTGGRGFVGRHLVNQMLDAGETVVSYNRDYAVDDRPGLTVVQGELFDIPRLVDTLQRHRVERIIHTAGQSHPGVSVELPVTTFAANAEGTLSVYECARMAGIARVVNFSSECALGNLRPDGLLTEDVRPQPTTVYGVTKVTGELLGTVYNDLYDMQIVSLRVTEVYGPGLWMPSLLGDMIRAGLTGREFRLESGADHPFQFVHVEDVATAARLAAAASPLTQQAYNISGGSQVTVADTAALVQKYLPEAKFDIGPGFLPQWDRTAEFDLTAASRDLGYRPAWELDRGVEALIEWIAGGER is encoded by the coding sequence GTGACCACACTCGTGACAGGCGGGCGAGGCTTCGTCGGCCGCCACCTCGTCAACCAAATGCTCGACGCCGGCGAGACCGTCGTCAGTTACAACCGCGACTACGCCGTCGACGACCGACCCGGGCTGACCGTGGTCCAGGGTGAATTGTTCGACATCCCCCGACTGGTCGACACACTGCAGCGGCACCGCGTCGAACGCATCATCCACACGGCAGGACAAAGTCACCCGGGCGTGTCCGTGGAACTGCCGGTCACCACGTTCGCGGCCAATGCCGAAGGCACACTGTCGGTTTACGAATGCGCACGCATGGCAGGTATCGCCAGGGTGGTCAACTTCTCATCCGAATGCGCACTGGGCAATCTCCGGCCCGACGGACTGCTCACAGAAGACGTCCGACCACAGCCGACAACGGTGTACGGGGTCACCAAGGTCACCGGTGAACTTCTCGGCACGGTCTACAACGACCTCTACGACATGCAGATCGTCTCGCTGCGGGTCACCGAGGTCTACGGCCCCGGCCTGTGGATGCCCAGCCTTCTCGGCGACATGATCCGCGCGGGACTGACCGGCCGAGAGTTCCGCCTGGAGTCCGGCGCCGACCATCCGTTCCAATTCGTGCACGTCGAGGACGTCGCGACCGCCGCTCGCCTTGCCGCCGCGGCGTCCCCCCTGACGCAACAGGCGTACAACATCTCCGGAGGGAGCCAGGTCACTGTCGCCGACACCGCCGCACTGGTGCAGAAATACCTGCCGGAAGCCAAGTTCGACATCGGGCCGGGATTTCTTCCGCAGTGGGACCGGACCGCCGAGTTCGACCTGACGGCGGCGTCACGAGATCTCGGCTACCGACCGGCCTGGGAGCTCGACCGCGGCGTCGAGGCACTCATCGAGTGGATTGCGGGAGGCGAGCGATGA
- a CDS encoding SDR family NAD(P)-dependent oxidoreductase, whose translation MSGRRRVAVVTGAASGIGLATASVLARDGADVALFSRPQDDFGPAERLVAQNGGRALPLGLDIGDREAVTEAFDKVEADLGPIDLVHNNAGISIVAPLVETTDDMFDQLIRTNLAGSFYTLREAARVMQPRRRGAIVNTASELAIIGQAGYVAYTATKGAILAMTRSAAAELSSWGIRVNAVCPGTTRTPMFLAEFDGATDPAAELADNEASVAMGRIAEPREIAEAVAFLLSDRAGYITGTHVVADGGRTTCIPVGTIGVAAQQHSSKR comes from the coding sequence ATGAGCGGCAGGCGCCGCGTCGCGGTGGTCACGGGCGCGGCGTCGGGCATCGGCCTCGCGACTGCTTCTGTCCTGGCCCGTGACGGCGCCGATGTGGCGTTGTTCTCACGCCCGCAGGACGATTTCGGCCCCGCCGAGCGCCTCGTCGCACAGAACGGCGGTCGCGCTCTCCCCCTGGGCCTGGACATCGGTGACCGAGAGGCCGTCACAGAGGCGTTCGACAAGGTCGAAGCCGACCTTGGGCCGATCGACCTGGTGCACAACAACGCGGGCATCTCGATCGTGGCACCCCTTGTCGAGACCACCGACGACATGTTCGATCAGCTGATCCGGACCAACCTTGCCGGATCCTTCTACACACTGCGCGAGGCGGCGCGCGTCATGCAGCCACGCCGGCGCGGCGCAATCGTCAACACCGCTTCCGAACTGGCCATCATCGGCCAGGCCGGCTACGTGGCCTATACCGCCACCAAGGGCGCAATCCTCGCGATGACGCGTAGTGCGGCGGCCGAACTGTCCTCGTGGGGGATCCGGGTCAACGCGGTGTGTCCCGGCACCACAAGGACGCCGATGTTCCTGGCCGAGTTCGACGGTGCCACCGACCCCGCGGCCGAGCTCGCCGACAACGAGGCGAGCGTGGCCATGGGCCGGATCGCCGAACCGCGGGAAATCGCCGAAGCCGTCGCGTTCCTGCTTTCCGATCGTGCCGGATACATCACCGGCACCCACGTGGTTGCCGATGGCGGCCGCACCACCTGCATCCCAGTCGGCACCATCGGCGTTGCTGCGCAACAACACTCATCGAAACGGTAG